CATCGGCGCGGGCACCAATGCCAAGGCTGCGGCCTATATTGAACTGCGGGTGAATGGTGAGCGTGCGGTGCACGGCGTCGGTATCGATGAAAACATCACCACCGCCAGCTTCAAGGCTCTGTTCAGCGCGCTGAACCGCTCCCTGAGCCAGCCGGAAGCAAAAGCGGCGTAAAGAGCCCTGCGCTGTAATGCAAAAGGCCCCGGGGTGTGAACCACGGGGCCTGATCGTTCCCACGCTCTGCGTGGGAATGCAGCCCGTGACGCTCCGCGTCACTGGACGCGGAGCGTCCCTTGAGGCATTCCCACGCAGAGCGTGGGAACGATCGGTTACGTGAACTCGAAGGTATCCGCATCCAGATTTGCCGGGAACCGTGCGCGATAAGCCGCCAGTTCCGCCGCGTCCAGAACGACCTTGAAGACCCCATCGGCATCGCCTGCGCTGAGCAATGTCTCACCCTGAAAATCCAGCACCTGACTGTCTCCGGTATACGCAAAGCCTTTGCCATCGATACCGATGCGGTTCACCGCCGCCACATAGCAGAGGTTTTCAATCGCCCGGGCAGGCAGCAAACGGTTCCAGTGCTGGCGCCGGGCGCCCGGCCAATTGGCGGTGTACAACAGCAAATCGGTATCTTGCGGGTCGCGGCTCCAGACCGGGAAACGCAGGTCGTAGCAAATCAGCGGCCGTACTCGCCAACCCTTCAATTCGAACTGCACTTGACGCTCGCCCGGGGTGAAATGGTTGTGCTCGCCCGCCATTCGGAACAGATGACGCTTGTCGTAGTGCCACACCTCCCCGTCTGGCCGCGCCCACAACAGACGATTGCGATGGCTACCGTCAGGCACCTGAACGATGATGCTGCCGGTGATCACCGCATCCAGTTTCGCCGCCTGAACCCGCAACCATTTACTGGTGGGGCCATTTTCCGGCTCGGCAAGGGTTTCCGATTCCATGGAGAAACCGGTGGTGAACATCTCCGGCAGGATGATCAGGTCCGCGCCGCGAGCCTGCTCCAGCAAGGGCTCGAAATGCTGCAGATTGGCCTGACGATCATGCCAGGCCAAGGTGGTCTGGATCAGCGCAACATTCAGATTGGGCAGAGTACTCAGATCACGCATAGTTTTGCCGCTGCTTCACGCAGGGTCTCCTCGCGTTTGGCAAAGCACAGACGCACCAGGCGCTGGCCTGCGGGTGGCGTCTGGTAGAACACCGAGATCGGAATGCTCGCGACGCCATGTTCGCGGGTCATCCACAGCGCCATCTCGACGTCATTGAGGTCCGGGCGAATCTGCGAATAATCGACCAGCTGGAAATACGTACCGGCCACCCGGGTGAAACGGAAGCGCGATGGTGTCAGCAGATCGCAGAACAGATCGCGCTTGGCCTGATAGAAGTCCGGCAACTCTTCGACGTGTTCCGGGTGCTCGGCCATGTAATCGGCCAACGCGTATTGCAACGGCGTCACGCCGCAGAAACTGACGTACTGGTGAACCTTGCGCAGCTCGGCGGTAAGGGCTGGCGGAGCCACCACGTAACCGGTTTTCCAACCGGTGACGTGGTAAGTCTTGCCAAATGAACTGACCACAAATGCGCGCTGATAGAGTTCTTCGTGGGCCAATACGCTGACGTGAGGCACACCGTCGAACACCAGGTGCTCGTAGACCTCATCACTGATCACATAGATGTCGCGGTCGCGGATCAACGCCGCCAGTTGATCCAGCTCGGCACGGCTGACCAGTGCGCCGCTGGGGTTGTGCGGGGTGTTAAGAATGATCATCCGCGTACGCGGGCTCAGCGCATCGGCAAGCTTCTGGAAGTCGATGCTGAAATCGTTGAGGCCCAGTTGCACATGCACGCAACGACCACCGGCCAGCTCCACCGAAGGTTCATAACTGTCATAGGCCGGATCAAACACGATGACTTCGTCACCGCTGTGGATCACCGCCTGAATGGCGCAGAAGATCGCCTGAGTTGCGCCGGGGGTGACCGTCACTTCGCTGTCGGCATCGACATGGGCGCCGTAGCTGCGAGCGATCTTCGCCGCAATCTGCTGACGCAACACCGGCAGACCAGTCATCGGCGAATACTGGTTGTGGCCAATGGCGATATGCCGACCGACCGCATCGCGCAGGGCCTGAGGGCCGTCGAAATCGGGAAACCCCTGAGACAGATTGATCGCCCCGGTTTGCGCCGCGAGCTGAGACATCTGCGTGAAGATGGTGATGCCGACATTCGGCAGCTTACTGGTGATCATCGGTGATTCCCTGCGCTACACCCGGCTCTAACGGCGGCACGGGAGAGCCCGAGGATAGCCCAAACGGCGCCCATAAAAAAAGGGCGCCCATGGGCACCCTTCTTTAATTTGATCGTTCCCACGCTCCGGCGTGGGAATGCATCCCGTGACGCTCTGCGTCACATTCGCGGTGGACGCAGAGCGTCCATGGCAGCATTCCCACGCAGAGCGTGGGAACGATCAATATCCACCTGAATCAGCGCTTGTCGCGGCGCTTTTTGTCGGCCTTTTTGTGGTGTGACATCATGCGGCGCTTCTTGTTGACCTGACGGTCGGTGAGCGAGTTCTTGTTGCCTTCGTACGGGTTCTCGCCGCCCTTGAACTCGATGCGGATCGGCGTACCGACCAGCTTGAGCACACGACGGTAGGTGTTTTCCAGGTAACGGACGTAAGACTTCGGCACCTTCTCGATCTGGTTACCGTGGATCACGATGATCGGCGGGTTGGCACCACCCAAGTGGGCATAACGCAGTTTGATCCGGCGGTTGTTGACCATCGGTGGCGCGTGCTCGCCGACCGCATCTTCCAGAATCTGGGTCAGGCGGTTGGTCGGCCAGCGGGTGACCGCGGACTTGAACGAGTTCTGTACCGACGCGTAGAGGTTGCCTACGCCGGTGCCGTGCAGCGCCGAGATGAAGTGGATGTCGGCGTAGTCAACGAAGAACAGTCGACGTTGCAGCTCGACCTTCACGAAGTCGCGCTCGCTCGGCGTCATGCCGTCCCACTTGTTGATCGCGATGACCAGCGCACGACCCGATTCAATGGCGAAGCCCAGCAGGTTGAGGTCGTGGTCCACCACGCCTTCGCGGGCATCCATCACGAAGATCACCACGTTGGCGTCTTTGATCGCCTGCAGGGTTTTGACCACGGAGAACTTTTCGACTTCTTCGTGGATCTTGCCGCGCTTGCGCACACCGGCGGTGTCGATCAGCGTGTACTTCTCGTCGTTACGCTCGAACGGGATGTAGATACTGTCGCGGGTGGTGCCGGGCTGGTCATAAACGATTACCCGGTCTTCACCGAGCATGCGGTTGACCAAGGTCGATTTGCCAACGTTCGGACGGCCGATAATGGCGATCTTGATACCGTCTTTTTCGCTCGGGCCAGGAATGCGCTTGGCTTCCTCACCTTCGGCAACGATCTCTTCTTCGCCTTCTTCCGGTTCTTCTTCGTCTTTCGGGAAGTCGCTCAGGGCGATTTCCAGCATCTGGGTGATGCCACGACCATGAGCACCGGCGATCGGGATCGCGTGGCCCATGCCCAACGGGGCGAATTCGGCGCGGGCCATTTCAGGGTCGATGTTGTCGACCTTGTTGGCAACCACGTATGAACGCTTGTTACGCTTGCGCAAGTGCTCGGCGATCATCTGGTCGGCCGCGGTGAAACCGGCCTTGGCATCTACCAGAAACAGAACGACATCCGCTTCTTCAATGGCCAGCAGCGACTGCTCGGCCATTTTTTCGTCCATACCGTGCTCGTCACCGGAGATACCACCGGTGTCGACCAGAATGTAGGAACGCCCTTGCCACTTGGCCTCACCGTACTGGCGATCACGGGTCAGACCAGACAAGTCGCCGACGATGGCGTCGCGAGTCCTGGTCAGGCGGTTGAACAAGGTGGACTTGCCGACGTTCGGTCGGCCCACCAGGGCGATTACGGGAACCATGCGGCTCTCCACTTCGTTATTTCAGAAAATACAAAAGCCGCTGCGAGGCAGCGGCTGGTGCTCGGGGCAGCGCCTGTAAGCACTGCGAGCCCCGCAGAACGGGGCCGCTTGGGGGTTAAACCCCAAGCATAGTCTTTACTTAATGGTCAGGGCTTCCAGTTTGCCACTGTTGCCATACAGATAAATCGTGTCACCCACCACCAGCGGACGGGCGCGCAGGCCGTCGCTGTCGATGCGCTCGCGGCCGACGAAACGACCGTCCACCTGACTCAGCAGGTGCAGGTAACCTTCCATATCACCGACTGCAACATAGCTGGAAAACACTTCCGGAGCCGACAGTTGACGGCGGGCCAGCGAATCGTTGCTCCACAACGCAGTGGTAGAACGTTCGTCGACGCCTTCAACGGTGCCTGCGGACAGGCTCACGTAGACGCTGCCAAAACCCTGAGCAACGCCGGCATAGCTGGAAGCATCACGCTGCCAGAGCTGACGACCGCTTTCCAGGTCCAGTGCCGCGACACGCCCCTGGTAGCTGGCGACATACAGTGTACCGCCGGACAGCAGCAAGCCACCGTCGATATCGACCACACGCTCCAGCTCCGAACGACCTTGTGGAATCGCTACGCGTTGTTCCCATACCGGCACGCCGTTGGAAACATCCAGAGCGACCACTTTACCAGTCGACAGGCCAGCCACCGCGAGGCGGTTGGTGACGATCGGTGCGCTGGTGCCGCGCAGGGTCAGAACCGCTGGCGTGCTGTCATACAACCAGCGCTGGTTGCCGGTAGCGGCATCCAGACCGATCAGACGGTCATCCTGGGTCTGAACCACAACAACGTCACCGTTGGTGGCCGGCGGCGCGAGCACTTCACTGGTCACGCGGGCGCGCCATTTCTCTTCACCGCTGCTGGCATCCAGGGCAACGATTTCGCCCTTGAGCGTGCCGATCATGACCAGACCGTACCCCACGCCAACGGCGCCGGAGACAGGCAGTTCGAGATCCTTCTTCCATTTGACGTCGCCATTGCTGCGATCCATCGCCATCACCACGCCGGTGACGTCGGCGGCATAGATGGTATCGCCATCGATCGCCGGAACCAGCATGTTGTAGGTTTCGCCCTGACCGTTACCGACCGAACGACTCCACTGCTTTTGCAGAACCACTTCTTCTTTGAAGTCGGTCAACTCGGCCGGTGGCAATTCTTTTTTGCTGTTGCTGCTGCAACCCGCGGCCATTATGGCCAGAGCCAGCAATGCTGCATGTTTCCAACGGATCACGTCACGCATCCCCTTTGGCCAGGTCGTCCAGCTTGATTTGTAGGCCACCGACCGCCGCTTCATCCGACAGTGCCGCCTTGGCTTTTTGATACGCCGTGTTCGCTTCGTCGGTACGACCCAACTGCACCAGCAGGTCGCCTTTGAGTTCTTCGCGAGTGGCCAGGAAAGCTTTGTCGGCATCGCCTTCAAGCAGTTTCAGGGCTTCGTCGACCTTGTTCTGCGCGGCCAGTACCTGCGCCAGGCGCTGACGGGCAATTTCGCCGAGTGCCGGGTTGGCCGGTTTGGCGACAATGGC
The window above is part of the Pseudomonas sp. B21-048 genome. Proteins encoded here:
- the bamB gene encoding outer membrane protein assembly factor BamB, which produces MRDVIRWKHAALLALAIMAAGCSSNSKKELPPAELTDFKEEVVLQKQWSRSVGNGQGETYNMLVPAIDGDTIYAADVTGVVMAMDRSNGDVKWKKDLELPVSGAVGVGYGLVMIGTLKGEIVALDASSGEEKWRARVTSEVLAPPATNGDVVVVQTQDDRLIGLDAATGNQRWLYDSTPAVLTLRGTSAPIVTNRLAVAGLSTGKVVALDVSNGVPVWEQRVAIPQGRSELERVVDIDGGLLLSGGTLYVASYQGRVAALDLESGRQLWQRDASSYAGVAQGFGSVYVSLSAGTVEGVDERSTTALWSNDSLARRQLSAPEVFSSYVAVGDMEGYLHLLSQVDGRFVGRERIDSDGLRARPLVVGDTIYLYGNSGKLEALTIK
- a CDS encoding amidohydrolase, coding for MRDLSTLPNLNVALIQTTLAWHDRQANLQHFEPLLEQARGADLIILPEMFTTGFSMESETLAEPENGPTSKWLRVQAAKLDAVITGSIIVQVPDGSHRNRLLWARPDGEVWHYDKRHLFRMAGEHNHFTPGERQVQFELKGWRVRPLICYDLRFPVWSRDPQDTDLLLYTANWPGARRQHWNRLLPARAIENLCYVAAVNRIGIDGKGFAYTGDSQVLDFQGETLLSAGDADGVFKVVLDAAELAAYRARFPANLDADTFEFT
- the der gene encoding ribosome biogenesis GTPase Der: MVPVIALVGRPNVGKSTLFNRLTRTRDAIVGDLSGLTRDRQYGEAKWQGRSYILVDTGGISGDEHGMDEKMAEQSLLAIEEADVVLFLVDAKAGFTAADQMIAEHLRKRNKRSYVVANKVDNIDPEMARAEFAPLGMGHAIPIAGAHGRGITQMLEIALSDFPKDEEEPEEGEEEIVAEGEEAKRIPGPSEKDGIKIAIIGRPNVGKSTLVNRMLGEDRVIVYDQPGTTRDSIYIPFERNDEKYTLIDTAGVRKRGKIHEEVEKFSVVKTLQAIKDANVVIFVMDAREGVVDHDLNLLGFAIESGRALVIAINKWDGMTPSERDFVKVELQRRLFFVDYADIHFISALHGTGVGNLYASVQNSFKSAVTRWPTNRLTQILEDAVGEHAPPMVNNRRIKLRYAHLGGANPPIIVIHGNQIEKVPKSYVRYLENTYRRVLKLVGTPIRIEFKGGENPYEGNKNSLTDRQVNKKRRMMSHHKKADKKRRDKR
- a CDS encoding pyridoxal phosphate-dependent aminotransferase, with the translated sequence MITSKLPNVGITIFTQMSQLAAQTGAINLSQGFPDFDGPQALRDAVGRHIAIGHNQYSPMTGLPVLRQQIAAKIARSYGAHVDADSEVTVTPGATQAIFCAIQAVIHSGDEVIVFDPAYDSYEPSVELAGGRCVHVQLGLNDFSIDFQKLADALSPRTRMIILNTPHNPSGALVSRAELDQLAALIRDRDIYVISDEVYEHLVFDGVPHVSVLAHEELYQRAFVVSSFGKTYHVTGWKTGYVVAPPALTAELRKVHQYVSFCGVTPLQYALADYMAEHPEHVEELPDFYQAKRDLFCDLLTPSRFRFTRVAGTYFQLVDYSQIRPDLNDVEMALWMTREHGVASIPISVFYQTPPAGQRLVRLCFAKREETLREAAAKLCVI